Below is a window of Narcine bancroftii isolate sNarBan1 chromosome 13, sNarBan1.hap1, whole genome shotgun sequence DNA.
gtgctgcccaattatacccaaattaacttacaaccctgtacgttttggagggagggaggaacccATGAAGaaaaacagggagaacgtacaaactccttacagagtgctGATCCACCgtgtcactggctctgtaatagcattgttctAACTGCCACGCTAACTCAGGCACCCAACTTTATAGTAGTCCTACCTCTAACATCCATTTCCAAATCGTTAACATGTATACAGTAAATcctctggtatccggcacctatggggattgataaatgctggataagtgaattttccagttgcttgagactgcatgttgccTGAATGGAGAAGTAACGGCAAGGTTggccaattttaaattttggtattttttttacccatttatggtctgtgatttttatttgctggttgcttgaataccAGATAATAGGGGTTTACGGTTACAAACTTTAAGGATCCCCTCAGCAATCCCCATGGTCAAAACAACCTCCTGTTACCAGACCAATTATGGATCCATTTCACTGACATGCCGGATCCATTGGGCTGGGACCTTTTGTATCAACTCCCCATGTTGTACTGTGACAAAAGGCTTTTCAAAATTGCATGAAGTACATTGCCTGCATACCAACAGAACTTCATTGGCTGAGGGCAATGAGAATGGGGATGTAGACGCTGTGGATTTTGGGGGAAGGTGTCAGGCTAGCTGCTACAGATGGGACAGATTGTAACCATGCAGCTCAGTTGTGAAGGAAGTGGGCGTTTCGGTAATAAAATGGAATGTAAACAAGCAAAGTTCAAAGTTCCCTTTTCAGGTTATCCTTGGATGTGTAAAGTTCTGCATATCAATAGCCTCAGTCTTTCAATTCTTTACTTTCATTATAAACTCCTGCAGACACACCAGTCAGGATAAAGTTTCGGTTCATAATAATTGACTGGCTCagtaaaaaataaatacagaaataagGTGAATAAATGGTGAGAAATGTCATGAAACAAAGAAATACAGCAAGATTGTGTCACCCAGGAAGGTGACACATGTTGTGGTCATACAACATGTAGTGCACGAGGGACAGGACAGATAGTTTACAATGTTACCTACTCTGGATGCTTCACCGGGGAACGCCTTCCTTAATCACAATTATTGCATGGTGGTGACACTATTGTGACCAAGATATTATTCCTCGTCCCCGATAGTCTTTGGAAAGGTGGGGGAAGTGTTTCTATAGAACTTGAGCACattccaggtgtgtgtgtgtgtacttacATGTCTTTTTGTGTGTACACACTTGCATGTCTGTGAGTCTGTGCACATTTACGTCTTTGTGTCTGCATGCACGTGTGTGTCTGCACACACTGACATGTCTCTGTGTGTGCACACTTACATGTCTTTACGTGTGTGTGTACACTTACAtgtctctgtgtttgtgtctgcatATGCACCAGTGGGCCAGACTGAGATGTCACATTAATTCCacaaagtgaagaaatttcttcagaaaTCCATGACCTCAAATCTCTGGCCACACTCTCGCCTTTCTCGATCTCGCTCTctcgtgattaaatggcggggcagactcgatgggctgaatgctgTAACAGCAGAAGGAGTCAACCCACCCAAACAGCCCAATCCATCAACACCCTCCTGCCCCACACGCAGCAGAGACTGCAGAGCCCATCTTGACCCCAGCAGCTACCTCAGAACCCGGAGTGGAAAcaagttatcatatgaggagcaccTCTTGTCCTGCAtacattgaaatttaggagaatgggtgggggggggggggtctcattgaaacatttcaaatgtcaaaaggcatggacagagtagatgtagaaaggttgtttctcggAGTGGGAGATTCTAGGATAAgagggtgtccgcttagaacaaagatgcggagaaatttcttcagccagagggtggtgaatctatggaatttgtggccacaggtcaatgagtgtatttaaggcagagattgacaggttcttgattagccagggcatcaaaggttatggcgaaaaggccaggcagtggggctgagtaggagaatggattaggtcatgatggaatggcagtacagtcttgatgggctgaaaggcctatttctgttcctatgtctgaTGGTCTACAAACTAAAAGCTGTTGGTGTTGTtgactcaagattcctttattctgCCTGCTGGAGatgtcaccattagtgttgccgaCCATCCCTTACAgtgcgagagaaagagaagcaaaagagagtcccttcaaagacaaggagtgtctgtggattcgcctgcaGCCCTCCTACAGTCTctgcagcccgagctccagatccaaagctccgacacgatcaggaagccttcagcacccgaggtccTTTAGGAGAACCCTTCTTGTCCTCGGCACCCACCCACCGTCGAATCCCGATACCTGCTATTTCCCATGCTGGACTCCCAATGgcgaatcacccgcagcccgtgTGGGTCCTTCCAAGCGGGTTTTCTTGATGGTAGGGTGAGCCAAGGCAGAGAGGGATTCAGGAAGAGTGGTCCAAATGGTGGAGATGAGTACTCCATAATTCACTTCTGCACCGTATGAACTTGTAATCACTTTTTACAAGGGGACACTTCAATATCATATCATTAATTAATCCTGTCCCATTCCACAATACCAGACCTTTAGTGACCTGCTCCCTGGGTTGGTTCCTTTATATTGTGGTAAGAAGCCGTCGCAAGTGGCCTCTATCCTCCCACCTTCCCTCGCCATGGCATGATGACCAATATTGTTCATGACAATTGCAGGACCCCTGTTACTTCTTGATTAATACTCCGTCCCACAGCATGACCAGAATTAAACGTTCTCCCAGCCATAACTTCTTACCCATATCATTTCCACCCACTCTAATTCTATGCCTGAGCTGACATAATTCACCCCCACCCGGTCCACTTCTCAGTCTGTAGCCTTGGCTTTCCTGCACCCTCATCTCTGCAAGATCATATTTCCATCTACGCCTCGCATGACCTTTCCTTTATCGGTTTTGGCTGCTCGGACGGAACCTGTTTTCTTCTGTCTTCTCTTGCTTGTGTCATCATTATCCCCACTTACATTCCATTTCCTCCTGCATTTCCATTTTTttcaagcaccccccccccccctgccccggcCCTCTTTACCCCATCTCCTATTTCTGACAGCTTCCTTTCCTGTCTGATTCTGCCCAGTGGTTCCCATCCTCTTCCCATCCTCCCAAGCCGCTCATCCTTTCCAACGTGAGGAGGATTTTGTTCTGGATCCCGTTGAGGTGCTTGAAGAGGTTCCATTTACCCCAGGAACTAACCCTGTTGCTGAGGAATTGGGCGTAATCCAATTGTAAtgtacgactgtgtggctcagtacgataaCAACACCCTCTACAAATTcgccgatgataccacggtagtggcctgtataaaaaggggcaatgtgtcagcgcacaggagggagattgaaaacttggccaaatggggCACCCacaacaacttcacactcaatgtTGACTTcgagaagggaaagccagaggcgaacgatccagtgatcattgggggatcggagctggagagggtgagcaaatttcagttcttaggagtcactatctcggaggatctttcctggacccaacacactaatggcaacaAGAAGAAAACACCTCTACTTCCCTCAGGAGTTGGCAGAGGTTCATTATGACATCGGAACCCCcagcaaatttctccagatgagtggtggaaagtgtgctgactgtctgtatcacagtctggtatggggacaccaatacccctgaatataaacccctgcaaaaagtagtggacccagcccaggacatcacaggcaaaaccttccccaccatcgagaacatctgcagggaacgctgccatcggagagcagcagcaatcatcaaggatccacaccacccagtgcacgctctgttctcgctgctgccatcaggaaaaaggtgtaggtgccacaggactcgcaccaccaggttcaggaacagctgctccccctccaccatcagactcctcaatgacaaactcaatcagggactcacttaagaactctcacttttgcactttattgattttttttcctccctgtattgcacactcagtttgtttacatttctttattggtttCCATGTGCACGTTGTGGACAGTTTTtcttttttcactaccaataggtggtaattctgcctggcctgcatgaaaaagaatctcagagttgtatgtgatgtactttgacaataaatcagaaatctaatCCAAAGATGGTGATCTTTGAcaaaacgcagaaatgctggaggatcttggCCAGtcccacaacatccataggaggtaaacataATGTAATCAATGTTGGGGGCCTACCTTTTCATATGcgttgaagaagggcccaggcctaaaatattggttaccatatctttacctcctatggacgctacgagacctgctgagttctggcagcacttctgtgttttctcaacaatcacagtgtctgcaggcttaaTGTTTCACTGCCGATCTTTGAGGTCCTggtattttttaaatcacttttatTGCTCTTAGAATCTCTGCCAGTGGGACTTCGCGCCTCTTTTGACCGTTGGTGTAGGACTCCATCCTCCAGTAACCTTTCAAGATGCTGTGCAGCTGTCCAGCAGCATTCTCGTCTATCACACCAAGGAAGCAAGACCCCTTTCTGCGGTCATGTCTGTGGCACAgaagatggtctggagggttgacagaggtaagagagacaggatgcagggtatggagtttaacccagaaaagtgtgaaatGGTTCATTTTGGTGGGCCAAGTTTGAAGGCAGAATCCAATGTTAACGGAGGAATCTgagtagtcaagtttattgctatctgattgtacaagtacaaacagcgttctccggtcctcggtgcaaaacacgcaggaacacaaccagacatatacACCTACAGACACACAATATATATGCAGAACAGCTATTTCttctacacaaataaatattgtgaatatgagagtctgagatggtcagtgcgagcagttcctgtggtcattcagtattctcactgcccgtgggaagaagctgatcctcagcctggaggtgctggctctgatcctcctggatctctttctccaacaggagcagctgaaagatgatctgtgcggggtggaaggggtcctcaatgattttctgtGCCcttttcaaacaatgatcctggtagatcatgtcgattggggtggagggggaggggggtggtgggtgagggagaccagtgatcctctctgccattcttatggtcctgtggattgaccttcgatccatttctctacagcaaccattcCACACTGGGATGCATCTGGCCAGGACGCtcccgatagagctcctgtagaaggttgacatggtggtggccggtagccttgcccattgcagtcttctcaggaagtgcagtccatGTTGCGCCTTCTTGACATGTGAGGAGATGTGGAGTGTGGACAAACTGTGATATCTTGGGCTCCACGTCCACAGGAAACTCAACGCTGCTACACAAGTggatagtgttgttaagaaggagtatggtgtattggccttcattaaccgtgggattgagtttaagagccgtGAGGCAAAGTTGCAGGCTATACTAGACTCCACCTGGAaaattctggtcaccacatttcaGGAAGGACGTGgatgctatggagagagtgcagaggagatttacaaggatgctgcctggattgaagaGCAGGCCTATGGGGATTAGTTGAGGTGTTACATCTCAAACTAGCAACAACATAagatgcaattcaaaagggttaaattttaactctaaatttattcatgactattaacaatataatgtcttaatacaa
It encodes the following:
- the LOC138748480 gene encoding uncharacterized protein isoform X4; translated protein: MLEELSWSRSVQRRRREEAGALRRIHADPGRMYKLFTDSAGFEHGNLCQWDFAPLLTVGVGLHPPVTFQDAVQLSSSILVYHTKEARPLSAVMSVAQKMVWRVDRATIPHWDASGQDAPDRAPVEG